The following are encoded in a window of Novosphingobium sp. ZN18A2 genomic DNA:
- a CDS encoding DUF885 domain-containing protein, translating into MKPAFTAATAALALACAVSGAAPVRAAPCALGDSGDALSMPSAQDKAFQALAERYLDSLARFSPVTATQLGDHRFDAKLPDISKAGREAWAAEERAILGAMAKIDRARLSRDNQVDFALLDNELRYDLWRDASLKEWAWDPQGYIGVASQALYGLAARDFAPWPERLKNATARMEGIPALLAQGRAELVPARVPAIHAETVSKRNKGIMDVVDGMLAPHLDTLSEADQARFRAARDKLAAAVDENQTWIDTVLVPQAKGDFRLGAKLYDRKMAFALQSSMTRGELKAAAENAKAETRTQMYAIAQKVLAGRAGAPPLPDHPTAAQQQAGIEAALALTYVHRPARDGLMDAARAALKNATDFVRAKDLVWVPDSPVRIIEMPRSQWGYAVAYDDAPGPLEKNQPNFFAVAPIPPEWSDKQATSFLSEYNDYMVQDLAIHEAMPGHYLQLAHANKSPDVLRAVLGSGPFVEGWAVYAEGMMMDQGYMDGDPLFALTVLKMRLRSITNTLLDIGIQTEGMTRDQAMELMQKGAFQQEREAAGKWVRASLSSVQLLSYFTGFEEHRALRAEAEKRQGAKFDLKAYNDAVLAHGSPPVKYVRDLMFGLPVR; encoded by the coding sequence ATGAAACCTGCCTTCACCGCCGCGACGGCGGCCCTTGCCCTTGCCTGCGCCGTATCAGGCGCCGCGCCCGTCCGCGCCGCGCCTTGTGCGCTTGGGGATTCGGGCGATGCCCTGTCGATGCCGTCCGCGCAGGACAAGGCGTTCCAGGCGCTGGCCGAACGCTATCTCGATTCGCTGGCGCGCTTCTCGCCCGTCACCGCGACGCAGCTTGGCGATCACCGCTTCGATGCGAAGCTGCCCGATATCAGCAAGGCCGGACGCGAAGCCTGGGCGGCGGAGGAACGCGCGATCCTGGGCGCGATGGCGAAGATCGACCGTGCAAGGCTGTCTCGCGACAACCAGGTCGATTTTGCGCTGCTCGACAACGAATTGCGTTACGACCTGTGGCGCGATGCCAGCCTGAAGGAATGGGCCTGGGATCCCCAGGGCTATATCGGCGTGGCGTCGCAGGCGCTCTATGGCCTTGCCGCGCGCGATTTCGCGCCCTGGCCCGAACGGCTGAAAAACGCGACCGCGCGGATGGAGGGCATCCCCGCGCTGCTGGCGCAGGGCCGCGCCGAACTGGTGCCCGCGCGCGTGCCGGCGATCCATGCGGAAACGGTTTCGAAGCGCAACAAGGGCATCATGGACGTGGTCGACGGGATGCTTGCCCCGCATCTCGATACGCTGTCCGAAGCCGATCAGGCGCGCTTCAGGGCGGCGCGCGACAAGCTGGCCGCCGCGGTGGACGAAAACCAGACCTGGATCGATACCGTGCTGGTCCCGCAGGCGAAGGGCGATTTCCGGCTGGGCGCGAAACTTTACGACCGGAAGATGGCTTTCGCGCTGCAATCCAGCATGACGCGGGGCGAACTGAAGGCCGCCGCCGAAAACGCCAAGGCCGAAACGCGCACGCAGATGTATGCGATCGCGCAGAAGGTGCTGGCCGGAAGGGCGGGCGCGCCGCCGCTGCCGGACCATCCCACCGCAGCGCAGCAGCAGGCCGGGATAGAGGCCGCGCTTGCGCTTACATATGTCCACCGCCCCGCGCGCGACGGGCTGATGGATGCGGCCAGGGCAGCCTTGAAGAACGCGACCGATTTCGTGCGCGCGAAGGATCTTGTCTGGGTGCCGGATTCGCCGGTGCGGATCATAGAGATGCCGCGCAGCCAGTGGGGCTATGCCGTCGCCTATGACGATGCGCCGGGGCCGCTGGAAAAGAACCAGCCCAATTTCTTCGCGGTCGCGCCGATCCCGCCCGAATGGAGCGACAAGCAGGCGACCTCGTTCCTGTCGGAATACAACGATTACATGGTGCAGGACCTGGCGATCCACGAGGCGATGCCCGGCCATTACCTGCAACTTGCCCACGCGAACAAGAGCCCTGACGTGCTGCGCGCGGTGCTGGGTTCCGGCCCCTTCGTGGAAGGCTGGGCGGTCTATGCCGAAGGCATGATGATGGACCAGGGCTATATGGACGGCGATCCGCTGTTCGCGCTTACGGTGCTGAAGATGCGGCTGCGTTCGATCACCAATACCCTGCTCGATATCGGTATCCAGACAGAAGGGATGACGCGCGACCAGGCGATGGAACTGATGCAAAAGGGCGCGTTCCAGCAAGAGCGTGAAGCGGCGGGGAAATGGGTGCGCGCCAGCCTCAGCTCGGTGCAGTTGCTGTCATACTTCACCGGGTTCGAGGAACATCGCGCGCTGCGGGCCGAGGCGGAGAAGCGGCAGGGCGCGAAGTTCGACCTGAAGGCCTATAACGACGCGGTTCTGGCGCACGGCTCGCCACCGGTGAAATACGTGCGCGACCTGATGTTCGGTCTTCCTGTCCGGTAG